The following coding sequences lie in one Chthoniobacterales bacterium genomic window:
- a CDS encoding alpha/beta hydrolase — protein MFLRSWRKKPVLGVGLGVGVGLLGAVALAVRYGMQRATRQPLPDIISPAIFATRLAQTTHGEIVYHTSGAGEPLVFLHGIYPGGSSFEWSRVYPYFALGYQVVAPDLVGFGESERPRQGLDADDHVRALADLSFAVFDGRPATIVASGFGAALAVKLAVQHPDLVRRLVLYAPVGLDASLRRMPFGLSTLSRTPALNSFVYRNYFARRPFIRSWLTRFGYGDPERIGEDVTEVLTSFAGQYGAEYAMLAFLRGRLLYDIKSQLPRLLQPVGVLWPDLPDRFPVAQLERLAAAIPNCHPTLAGRTGMLGALEAPELMQTLLDEELQRPVRLSGAA, from the coding sequence ATGTTCTTGAGGAGCTGGCGCAAAAAACCCGTGCTGGGCGTGGGTCTGGGCGTGGGCGTCGGCCTGCTCGGCGCGGTCGCGCTCGCGGTGCGCTACGGGATGCAGCGCGCGACGCGTCAGCCGCTGCCCGACATCATTTCTCCGGCAATTTTTGCCACGCGACTCGCGCAGACAACGCACGGCGAGATCGTTTACCATACGTCCGGAGCGGGAGAGCCGCTGGTCTTCCTGCACGGCATTTATCCCGGGGGCTCTTCGTTCGAATGGTCGCGGGTGTATCCCTATTTCGCGCTGGGCTATCAGGTCGTGGCGCCTGATCTGGTGGGCTTCGGCGAATCCGAGCGGCCGCGGCAGGGGCTCGATGCCGACGACCATGTGCGGGCGCTGGCGGATTTGTCTTTCGCGGTGTTCGATGGCCGGCCGGCCACGATCGTCGCTTCGGGATTCGGCGCCGCGCTTGCGGTGAAGCTCGCCGTGCAGCACCCCGATCTCGTGCGTCGCCTCGTGCTGTATGCGCCGGTCGGGCTCGACGCCTCGCTGCGGCGCATGCCCTTTGGCCTGTCCACGCTTTCCCGCACGCCGGCGCTCAACAGTTTCGTCTACCGGAACTACTTCGCCCGCCGCCCGTTCATTCGGAGCTGGCTCACGCGCTTCGGTTACGGCGATCCGGAGCGCATTGGTGAGGATGTGACGGAAGTCCTCACGAGCTTCGCTGGCCAATACGGCGCCGAGTATGCGATGCTCGCCTTCCTGCGCGGCCGCCTGCTCTACGATATCAAGTCGCAGCTCCCGCGCCTGCTCCAGCCGGTGGGCGTGCTTTGGCCGGACCTGCCCGACCGCTTCCCGGTGGCGCAGCTCGAGCGTCTCGCGGCGGCGATTCCGAACTGCCATCCCACGCTCGCCGGTCGCACCGGCATGCTCGGCGCCCTCGAGGCGCCCGAGCTGATGCAGACCCTGCTTGACGAAGAACTCCAGCGCCCCGTTCGCCTCTCCGGCGCGGCGTAA